A single window of Streptomyces griseoviridis DNA harbors:
- a CDS encoding RICIN domain-containing protein gives MDMGEGERSSPLIPVVIGSDGTAVVDGEPVPVMGGESVDVAILDTLHGYARNRNTPVTASISDPVSGSVAIVEVAPDGSSRLVEQREEPATEREEPATAVLPAVEATPPTPTPTTPTPPAATPVPSTAAPAAPAAPVPPVTTPGPSPVPPAPTGRSGSVGSVGAVEGPEPVRDAAGRGRPARGPVSGQSDDEYQGPSLLKQPLVIGAVAVVVALLVVVPLIALGSDSGGGRDQAAGTVEATTPTTPEPTPSESASVTSSPSASPSVSSSASPSASKSASPKPSRSPSTAPAAPNPRPTAGDADQSDIPTGTVVLKNKKWSLCLDLPGTGKGKKDQRVRDGACVTSSADNQRWTLAKSSSGQGTRGADLYLIRNVKDGLCLDLPYYEGRRASTPVSEFTCDGTDHDNQLWWFDKRANGTYWVRNQKSGDLCLDVARADKATAHAGLTIFGCSDLDDHQWRFVKV, from the coding sequence ATGGACATGGGCGAGGGAGAGCGGTCTTCCCCCCTCATCCCGGTGGTGATCGGGAGCGACGGCACGGCCGTGGTCGACGGTGAGCCGGTTCCGGTGATGGGCGGCGAGTCGGTCGACGTGGCGATCCTCGACACCCTGCACGGCTACGCCCGCAACCGGAACACCCCGGTCACGGCGTCGATCTCGGACCCGGTGTCGGGTTCGGTGGCGATCGTGGAGGTTGCCCCGGACGGCTCCTCCCGCCTCGTCGAACAGCGGGAGGAGCCGGCGACGGAGCGGGAGGAGCCGGCGACGGCCGTCCTGCCCGCCGTCGAGGCCACGCCCCCGACGCCGACCCCGACGACGCCTACGCCCCCCGCCGCCACCCCCGTCCCCTCAACAGCCGCCCCAGCCGCCCCGGCCGCTCCCGTCCCCCCGGTCACCACCCCCGGCCCTTCCCCCGTGCCGCCCGCACCGACCGGTCGTTCCGGGTCGGTCGGTTCCGTGGGCGCGGTGGAGGGGCCGGAGCCGGTGCGGGACGCCGCCGGTAGGGGCAGGCCCGCCCGGGGCCCGGTGTCGGGCCAGTCGGACGACGAGTACCAGGGCCCGAGCCTGCTGAAGCAGCCGCTGGTCATCGGCGCCGTCGCCGTCGTCGTCGCGCTGCTCGTCGTCGTCCCGCTGATCGCGCTCGGCAGCGACTCGGGCGGGGGCAGGGACCAGGCCGCGGGCACGGTCGAGGCGACCACCCCGACGACGCCCGAGCCGACCCCGTCGGAGTCCGCGAGCGTGACGTCGTCGCCGTCCGCCTCGCCGTCCGTCTCGTCCTCCGCCTCGCCCTCCGCCTCGAAGAGCGCCTCCCCGAAGCCGTCCCGCTCGCCCTCCACCGCCCCCGCGGCCCCGAACCCGCGGCCGACCGCGGGCGACGCCGACCAGTCGGACATCCCCACCGGCACGGTCGTGCTCAAGAACAAGAAGTGGTCGCTCTGCCTCGACCTGCCCGGCACCGGCAAGGGCAAGAAGGACCAGCGGGTGCGGGACGGCGCCTGCGTCACGTCGAGCGCGGACAACCAGCGGTGGACCCTCGCCAAGAGCTCCAGCGGCCAGGGCACCAGGGGCGCCGACCTCTATCTGATCCGCAACGTCAAGGACGGCCTCTGCCTCGACCTGCCGTACTACGAAGGCCGGCGGGCATCGACCCCGGTCAGCGAGTTCACCTGCGACGGCACCGACCACGACAACCAGCTCTGGTGGTTCGACAAGCGGGCGAACGGCACCTACTGGGTCCGCAACCAGAAGAGCGGCGACCTCTGCCTCGACGTCGCCAGGGCCGACAAGGCGACCGCGCACGCCGGTCTCACCATCTTCGGGTGCAGCGATCTCGACGACCACCAGTGGCGCTTCGTGAAGGTCTGA
- a CDS encoding aminoglycoside phosphotransferase family protein: MPRFTHARIVRGVIDIPGGLATAQEKYNGDAGRAFIAALPALLEEFLARWELRPDGPPMHGVSALVLPVLRADGTRAALKFQLLDEESAGEPVALRAWAGAGAVRLLDHDPVSHTLLLERLDPARTPSLLPDSRAAVQVVGRLLAGLTAVPAPAGLRGLGGIAREMLAGTPRALERIADPEVRRLVADCAAAVREVADEPGDRLLHWDLHFENVLGGDRAEWLAIDPKPLAGDPGFDLLPAIDNRFEPAEVGWRFDALTGLLGLDRERARAWTLGRVLQNCLWEIEDGRPVEDVQVEIARRLRRGQRLTP, translated from the coding sequence ATGCCCCGATTCACGCACGCACGTATCGTCCGCGGGGTGATCGACATCCCGGGCGGCCTCGCAACGGCACAGGAGAAGTACAACGGCGACGCCGGGCGGGCGTTCATCGCCGCGCTGCCCGCCCTGCTGGAGGAGTTCCTCGCGCGGTGGGAGCTGCGCCCCGACGGGCCACCGATGCACGGGGTGTCCGCGCTGGTGCTGCCGGTGCTGCGGGCCGACGGCACCCGGGCCGCGCTCAAGTTCCAGCTCCTCGACGAGGAGAGCGCGGGCGAACCGGTCGCGCTGCGCGCCTGGGCCGGTGCGGGCGCGGTCAGGCTCCTCGACCACGACCCGGTCAGCCACACCCTGCTCCTGGAGCGCCTCGACCCCGCCAGGACGCCGTCGCTGCTGCCGGACTCGCGGGCCGCCGTGCAGGTCGTCGGCCGGCTGCTGGCCGGGCTGACGGCGGTCCCGGCCCCGGCGGGGCTGCGCGGACTCGGCGGGATCGCGCGGGAGATGCTGGCGGGGACGCCCCGGGCGCTGGAGCGGATCGCCGACCCGGAGGTCCGCCGCCTCGTCGCGGACTGCGCCGCCGCCGTCCGCGAGGTGGCGGACGAGCCGGGCGACCGGCTGCTCCACTGGGACCTGCACTTCGAGAACGTCCTCGGCGGCGACCGCGCCGAGTGGCTCGCCATCGACCCCAAGCCGCTGGCGGGCGACCCGGGGTTCGATCTGCTCCCGGCGATCGACAACCGCTTCGAACCGGCCGAGGTGGGCTGGCGGTTCGACGCCCTCACCGGGCTGCTCGGCCTCGACCGGGAACGGGCGCGCGCCTGGACGCTCGGCCGGGTGCTGCAGAACTGTCTGTGGGAGATCGAGGACGGGCGCCCGGTGGAGGACGTCCAGGTGGAGATCGCGCGCCGGCTGCGCCGGGGTCAGCGGCTCACACCGTGA
- a CDS encoding TetR/AcrR family transcriptional regulator, protein MNLIWERPEPRGRTAAPTDRGRIVAASAALADAEGLAGLSMRKVAAELSVSPMRLYGYVATKDELLDLMADFVYGEIADALDDRAGWEEALRAIAVATRDRALRHAWFVELIGGRPHLGPNALTVMEATAAALARALGPEDGDRLMAALGVFNAYLIGTVRNEVTERRLDRVGGTDEKRWRESVGDYLGRQLATGRFPTMERVLVDGPGAETDETFAAEVGIIIRGLTAPGERRGPTRAE, encoded by the coding sequence GTGAATCTGATCTGGGAGCGCCCCGAACCGCGCGGCCGGACCGCCGCGCCCACGGACCGGGGCCGGATCGTGGCGGCGTCGGCCGCGCTCGCCGACGCCGAGGGACTGGCCGGACTGTCGATGCGCAAGGTCGCCGCCGAACTGAGCGTCAGCCCGATGCGGCTGTACGGCTATGTCGCCACCAAGGACGAACTGCTCGACCTGATGGCCGACTTCGTCTACGGCGAGATCGCGGACGCCCTCGACGACCGGGCCGGATGGGAGGAGGCGCTGCGCGCCATCGCCGTCGCCACCCGGGACCGCGCCCTGCGGCACGCATGGTTCGTCGAGCTGATCGGCGGCCGCCCGCACCTGGGCCCCAACGCCCTGACGGTGATGGAGGCCACCGCGGCCGCCCTCGCCCGCGCCCTCGGCCCCGAGGACGGCGACCGGCTCATGGCGGCCCTCGGCGTCTTCAACGCCTATCTGATCGGCACCGTCCGCAACGAGGTCACCGAGCGGCGCCTCGACCGGGTCGGCGGCACCGACGAGAAGCGGTGGCGGGAGTCCGTCGGCGACTACCTCGGACGCCAGCTCGCGACCGGGCGCTTCCCGACGATGGAACGCGTCCTCGTGGACGGGCCCGGGGCCGAGACCGACGAGACGTTCGCCGCGGAGGTCGGGATCATCATCCGCGGGCTGACCGCGCCGGGTGAGCGCCGCGGGCCGACCCGCGCCGAGTGA
- a CDS encoding MFS transporter produces MSVTRTGPSAAPVDSDPHRWWALVVIALAQLMVVLDATIVNIALPSAQRDLGMSNANRQWVITAYTLAFGGLLLLGGRIADLVGRKRTFVIGLIGFAGASALGGAATSSGMLFGARALQGAFAAILAPSALSLLTTTFTDPRERGKAFGIYSALAGSGSAIGFFIGGILTEYLSWRWCLYVNVPIAIIAVFGALALLHGRPGNASAHLDVPGALLGCGGLVAIVYGFSEAEPRGWTDPLVLTLFAIGIVLLGAFVWWQGRAEHPLLPLHIIKDRNRAGCFITMALAVIGMFGLFLFMTYYLQVVLGYSPVKTGLAFLPLTVAIIIGSTQISARLLQHAPPRALMVPGMLLAAGGMVILTRMTVTSDYASQILPALILMGLGMGLTFMPVFATATAGVAPEDSGVTSATVNTAQQVGGSIGTALLNTIATTSSTAYIAAHLRDPAQKALIVNEGVVHGYTVAIWWAAAVMVLAGLVAGLMVTAKSPNRKAALEA; encoded by the coding sequence ATGAGTGTCACCCGGACAGGCCCATCCGCCGCGCCCGTGGACTCCGATCCCCACCGCTGGTGGGCGCTGGTGGTCATCGCTCTCGCCCAGCTGATGGTCGTCCTGGACGCGACGATCGTGAACATCGCGCTCCCGTCCGCCCAGCGCGACCTGGGGATGTCCAACGCCAACCGGCAGTGGGTCATCACCGCGTACACGCTCGCCTTCGGCGGGCTGCTCCTGCTGGGCGGCCGGATCGCCGACCTCGTCGGCCGGAAACGGACCTTCGTCATCGGGCTGATCGGCTTCGCCGGCGCCTCCGCGCTGGGCGGCGCCGCCACCTCGTCCGGCATGCTGTTCGGCGCCCGCGCCCTCCAGGGCGCCTTCGCCGCGATCCTCGCGCCGTCCGCGCTGTCCCTGCTCACGACGACCTTCACCGACCCGCGCGAACGCGGCAAGGCGTTCGGCATCTACAGCGCCCTCGCGGGCAGCGGGTCGGCGATCGGGTTCTTCATCGGCGGGATCCTCACCGAGTACCTGAGCTGGCGCTGGTGCCTGTACGTGAACGTGCCGATCGCGATCATCGCCGTGTTCGGCGCGCTGGCCCTGCTGCACGGCCGGCCCGGCAACGCCTCCGCCCACCTGGACGTGCCCGGGGCGCTCCTCGGCTGCGGCGGCCTGGTCGCGATCGTCTACGGGTTCAGCGAGGCCGAGCCGCGCGGCTGGACCGATCCGCTGGTGCTGACCCTGTTCGCGATCGGGATCGTGCTGCTCGGCGCGTTCGTGTGGTGGCAGGGGCGGGCGGAGCATCCGCTGCTGCCGCTGCACATCATCAAGGACCGCAACCGGGCCGGCTGCTTCATCACCATGGCGCTCGCCGTCATCGGCATGTTCGGGCTGTTCCTGTTCATGACGTACTACCTCCAGGTCGTCCTCGGCTACTCGCCGGTGAAGACGGGCCTGGCGTTCCTGCCGCTCACCGTCGCGATCATCATCGGCTCCACGCAGATCTCCGCCCGGCTGCTCCAGCACGCCCCGCCGCGCGCCCTGATGGTGCCCGGCATGCTGCTGGCCGCGGGCGGCATGGTGATCCTGACCCGGATGACCGTCACCTCGGACTACGCCTCGCAGATCCTGCCCGCGCTGATCCTGATGGGCCTCGGCATGGGCCTCACCTTCATGCCGGTGTTCGCGACCGCGACCGCGGGGGTCGCCCCCGAGGACTCGGGCGTGACCTCGGCGACCGTCAACACCGCGCAGCAGGTGGGCGGTTCGATCGGCACCGCGCTCCTGAACACCATCGCGACGACGAGCAGCACCGCGTACATCGCCGCCCATCTGCGCGACCCGGCCCAGAAGGCGCTGATCGTCAACGAGGGTGTCGTGCACGGCTACACGGTGGCGATCTGGTGGGCCGCGGCCGTGATGGTGCTGGCCGGGCTGGTCGCCGGGCTGATGGTGACGGCCAAGTCCCCCAACCGCAAGGCCGCGTTGGAGGCGTGA
- a CDS encoding pentapeptide repeat-containing protein, with protein sequence MARRATSGASGTGGTRGASGAGAAGGPGREPGVKAARRPELRLPPLEPYPDGPLEPDGDYDGLEFRDLDLAGQDGGGARFMDCALTGCGLDETRLHHARFLDSVLRAPRGVGTRLTEVTLRDTEVLDARLGGVQMHGAVLERVVVRGGKIDYLNLRSARLKDVVFESCVLVEPDFGGAHLERVEFVDCALREADLTAATLKDVDLRGATELGITRGVERLAGAVISTGQLMDLAPVLAAQLGLRVL encoded by the coding sequence ATGGCGAGGAGAGCGACGAGCGGCGCGAGCGGTACGGGCGGTACGAGGGGCGCGAGTGGAGCGGGGGCCGCGGGCGGGCCTGGGCGGGAGCCGGGGGTGAAGGCGGCGCGCCGCCCCGAGCTGCGGCTGCCCCCGCTGGAGCCGTATCCGGACGGCCCGCTGGAGCCCGACGGCGACTACGACGGCCTGGAGTTCCGCGATCTCGACCTCGCCGGGCAGGACGGCGGCGGCGCCCGCTTCATGGACTGCGCCCTGACCGGCTGCGGCCTGGACGAGACCCGGCTGCACCACGCCCGCTTCCTCGACTCCGTGCTGAGGGCCCCGCGCGGGGTGGGCACCCGGCTCACCGAGGTCACGCTCCGTGACACCGAGGTCCTCGACGCCCGTCTCGGCGGGGTGCAGATGCACGGCGCGGTCCTGGAGCGGGTCGTGGTGCGCGGCGGCAAGATCGACTACCTGAATCTCCGCTCGGCCCGCCTCAAGGACGTCGTCTTCGAGTCCTGCGTCCTGGTGGAACCGGATTTCGGCGGCGCCCATCTGGAGCGCGTCGAGTTCGTCGACTGCGCGCTGCGGGAGGCCGACCTGACGGCGGCCACCCTGAAGGACGTCGACCTGCGGGGCGCGACGGAACTGGGGATCACGCGCGGGGTGGAGCGGCTGGCGGGCGCGGTGATCAGCACGGGCCAGCTGATGGACCTGGCCCCGGTGCTCGCGGCGCAACTGGGGCTGCGGGTGCTCTAG
- a CDS encoding rhomboid-like protein: MRILRGLDRVWAYVRSAPGTYVWLAILFVTTVALHHMSPHFETEFLRRRSTNIHELSDDPGRVLLQSALWIDGGRWLPYAVLYTVFHAPAERWLGTLRWLMVCVAAHVLATLISEAALLKAVRDGLAPHSATHTLDIGVSYALAGVVAVLTYRIPTPWRYLYLVAVLLVYGLPLASSPTFTDLGHFTAVLIGLCCRPLTLGRPTPRNPKETPAARTG; encoded by the coding sequence ATGCGAATTCTCCGGGGCCTCGACAGGGTGTGGGCCTATGTCCGCAGCGCCCCGGGCACCTATGTGTGGCTCGCGATCCTGTTCGTGACGACGGTCGCCCTGCACCACATGTCGCCGCACTTCGAGACGGAGTTCCTGCGCAGGCGCTCCACCAACATCCATGAGCTGTCGGACGACCCGGGCCGGGTGCTGCTCCAGAGCGCCCTGTGGATCGACGGCGGGCGGTGGCTGCCGTACGCGGTGCTCTACACCGTCTTCCACGCGCCCGCCGAACGGTGGCTCGGCACCCTGCGCTGGCTCATGGTGTGCGTCGCCGCGCACGTCCTGGCCACCCTGATCAGTGAGGCCGCGCTGCTGAAGGCGGTGCGCGACGGACTCGCCCCGCACTCGGCGACCCACACCCTGGACATCGGCGTCAGTTACGCCCTCGCCGGGGTCGTCGCCGTCCTCACCTACCGCATCCCGACGCCCTGGCGGTACCTGTACCTGGTGGCCGTGCTGCTCGTGTACGGGCTGCCGCTCGCGTCCTCGCCGACCTTCACCGACCTCGGCCACTTCACCGCCGTCCTCATCGGACTCTGCTGCCGTCCGCTGACGCTGGGGCGTCCGACACCACGGAATCCGAAGGAGACACCGGCCGCCCGGACGGGTTAG
- a CDS encoding NAD(P)/FAD-dependent oxidoreductase, producing MSTSAHGVVNGGISFWFADDGLPAAREPLASDTSADVVIVGGGYTGLWTAYYLKKADPALRITVLEQKFCGYGASGRNGGWLYNGVAGRDRYAALHGHEAAVRLQKAMNDTVGEVVRVAAEEHIDADIHHGGVLEVARTPAQLTRLKEFHAHELAFGEDDRELYDARATAERITVADAVGSTWTPHGARLHPVKLVKGLAAAVTALGVRVHESTPVTEIGPGRAVTPYGTVRAPYVLRCTEGFTANIKGQRRTWLPMNSSMIATEPLTDAQWAAIGWDGRETLGDLAHAYMYAQRTADGRIALGGRGVPYRFGSRTDHDGRTQDATVEALRDLLVRFFPALAGLPVAHAWSGVLGVPRDWCATVSLDRATGLGWAGGYVGSGVATTNLAARTLTDLVRLDSGEGARTDLTRLPWVGHRVRKWEPEPLRWLGVHGMYATYRAADRRESASHRAESSRLARIADRVAGRH from the coding sequence ATGAGCACCTCGGCACACGGTGTCGTCAACGGCGGCATCTCCTTCTGGTTCGCCGACGACGGCCTGCCCGCGGCCCGCGAGCCGCTGGCCTCGGACACGTCGGCGGACGTCGTCATCGTGGGCGGCGGCTACACCGGGCTGTGGACCGCGTACTACCTGAAGAAGGCGGACCCCGCCCTGCGGATCACCGTCCTCGAACAGAAGTTCTGCGGATACGGTGCCTCGGGGCGCAACGGCGGCTGGCTCTACAACGGCGTCGCGGGCCGCGACCGGTACGCCGCGCTGCACGGCCACGAGGCCGCGGTACGGCTCCAGAAGGCCATGAACGACACCGTCGGCGAGGTCGTCAGGGTCGCCGCCGAGGAGCACATCGACGCCGACATCCACCACGGCGGTGTCCTCGAAGTGGCCCGCACCCCGGCCCAGTTGACCCGCCTCAAGGAGTTCCACGCGCACGAGCTGGCGTTCGGCGAGGACGACAGGGAACTGTACGACGCGCGGGCCACCGCCGAGCGGATCACGGTCGCCGACGCGGTCGGCTCGACCTGGACCCCGCACGGCGCGAGGCTCCACCCGGTGAAACTGGTCAAGGGCCTCGCGGCGGCCGTGACGGCGCTCGGCGTGCGCGTCCACGAGTCGACACCGGTCACCGAGATCGGCCCCGGCCGCGCCGTCACCCCCTACGGCACCGTCCGCGCGCCCTACGTGCTGCGCTGCACCGAGGGCTTCACCGCCAACATCAAGGGCCAGCGCCGCACCTGGCTGCCGATGAACTCCTCGATGATCGCCACCGAACCGCTCACCGACGCGCAGTGGGCGGCGATCGGCTGGGACGGCCGGGAGACCCTCGGCGACCTGGCGCACGCCTACATGTACGCGCAGCGCACCGCCGACGGCCGGATCGCGCTCGGCGGACGCGGGGTGCCCTACCGCTTCGGCTCGCGCACCGACCACGACGGCCGCACCCAGGACGCGACCGTCGAGGCGCTGCGCGACCTCCTCGTCCGGTTCTTCCCCGCGCTGGCCGGGCTCCCGGTCGCGCACGCCTGGTCCGGGGTCCTCGGCGTGCCGCGCGACTGGTGCGCCACGGTCAGCCTCGACCGGGCGACCGGCCTCGGCTGGGCGGGCGGCTACGTCGGCTCGGGCGTCGCCACCACCAACCTCGCCGCCCGCACCCTCACCGACCTGGTGCGCCTCGACTCGGGGGAGGGCGCCCGCACCGACCTGACCCGGCTGCCGTGGGTCGGCCACCGGGTCCGCAAGTGGGAACCCGAGCCGCTGCGCTGGCTCGGCGTGCACGGCATGTACGCCACCTACCGGGCCGCCGACCGCCGCGAGAGCGCCTCGCACCGCGCCGAGTCGTCCCGCCTGGCGCGGATCGCGGACCGGGTGGCGGGCCGCCACTGA
- a CDS encoding M1 family metallopeptidase, giving the protein MSRSAPLVPSALPVLLTAFLLTACGAGVHGTPGAEGLRDPYFPKAGNGGYDVTHYDLRLDYAPGSGTPRLTGEATLTARATQSLSAFDLDLDGMDVQSVEVEGSAARWNRDGQELTVRPRHDLDRGETFRTTVRYRGTPRTLTDPDGSHEGWLPTRGGALALGEPVGSMAWFPGNHHPSDKATYDITVTVPKGLRAVSNGELRSERTSGDRTAYAWHTGEPMATYVATVAVGRYDISRSTAPGGLPVYTAVAPTEAKASRKVLARIPEIIEWARYNFGPYPFSSTGVIVDRPDTAEYALETQNRPVFPGTPDLETLVHELVHQWYGDSVTPRSWRDMWLNEGFATYAEWLWGEDHGGDSAQRTFDALYDHGEDDDPDLWAFPPAKPSGPGHISDTPVYQRGAMVLHKIRQTVGDDRFYDIVQGWAAAHRHGNADTAQFTAYVEKMAPHQDFSTIWTDWLYGEGKPAHR; this is encoded by the coding sequence GTGTCCCGATCCGCACCTCTTGTCCCGTCCGCCCTGCCGGTGCTGCTCACGGCGTTCCTCCTCACCGCGTGCGGCGCGGGAGTGCACGGCACCCCCGGTGCGGAGGGGCTGCGCGACCCGTACTTCCCGAAGGCGGGCAACGGCGGCTACGACGTCACCCACTACGACCTGAGACTGGACTACGCCCCGGGCTCGGGCACCCCCCGCCTCACCGGCGAGGCCACCCTCACCGCGCGGGCCACCCAGAGCCTCTCCGCGTTCGACCTCGACCTCGACGGGATGGACGTCCAGTCGGTCGAGGTGGAGGGCAGCGCGGCCCGCTGGAACCGCGACGGCCAGGAACTGACCGTCCGCCCCCGCCACGACCTGGACCGGGGCGAGACGTTCCGCACCACGGTCCGCTACCGCGGCACCCCGCGCACCCTCACCGACCCGGACGGCTCCCACGAGGGCTGGCTGCCGACCAGGGGCGGGGCGCTCGCGCTGGGCGAGCCGGTCGGGTCCATGGCGTGGTTCCCGGGCAACCACCACCCCTCGGACAAGGCGACGTACGACATCACGGTGACCGTCCCGAAGGGCCTGCGGGCCGTGTCCAACGGCGAGTTGAGGTCGGAGCGGACCAGCGGCGACCGGACGGCGTACGCCTGGCACACGGGGGAGCCGATGGCGACCTACGTCGCCACGGTCGCCGTCGGCCGCTACGACATCAGCCGCTCGACGGCCCCGGGCGGCCTGCCGGTGTACACCGCCGTCGCGCCCACCGAGGCGAAGGCGAGCCGCAAGGTGCTCGCCCGCATCCCCGAGATCATCGAGTGGGCGCGGTACAACTTCGGCCCCTACCCGTTCTCCTCCACCGGCGTGATCGTCGACCGCCCCGACACCGCCGAGTACGCCCTGGAGACCCAGAACCGCCCGGTCTTCCCCGGCACCCCCGACCTCGAGACCCTCGTCCACGAACTCGTCCACCAGTGGTACGGCGACTCCGTCACTCCGAGGAGCTGGCGGGACATGTGGCTCAACGAGGGCTTCGCGACGTACGCGGAGTGGCTGTGGGGCGAGGACCACGGCGGCGACAGCGCGCAGCGGACCTTCGACGCCCTCTACGACCACGGCGAGGACGACGACCCTGACCTCTGGGCGTTCCCGCCCGCGAAGCCGAGCGGCCCGGGGCACATCTCCGACACCCCCGTGTACCAGCGTGGCGCGATGGTCCTGCACAAGATCCGGCAGACCGTCGGCGACGACCGGTTCTACGACATCGTCCAGGGCTGGGCGGCCGCCCACCGCCACGGCAACGCGGACACCGCGCAGTTCACGGCGTACGTCGAGAAGATGGCCCCGCACCAGGACTTCTCGACGATCTGGACCGACTGGCTGTACGGCGAAGGCAAGCCGGCCCACCGCTGA
- a CDS encoding FAD-dependent oxidoreductase, translating into MNTSSESHERDGGNATDGWKARDGGNATDTGGRGSPRIAVVGGGIGGLVVAGMLHRHGIAATVYERDRALDARGHGGTLDLHPGSGQRALAELGLTEAFRAEARPEGENLRILDPAGRTLGHHAPEPGSGTRPEIDRGVLRKLLLTRVPETAMSWGRRLTGVEELPSGGHRLAFADGGLADCDLLIGADGGRSRVRPLLTDARPAHLSAYLQLTITDADRRSPGTAAFVGPGSLMALGDNRNLGAQRSGDGTIRVSVTVRTDAGWLDRQRFADLTWEETVARLHGLFADWDPGLTGLIDACDAGSLVGRNIEALPVGTRWPSRPDVTLLGDAAHLMPPVGEGANQAMLDGVLLARAIAGSGDDLGAAVAAYESEMFDRAASIGAESARLESMGLAPDAAERMAAFFG; encoded by the coding sequence ATGAACACGAGCAGCGAAAGCCACGAGCGGGACGGCGGGAACGCCACGGACGGCTGGAAGGCCAGGGACGGCGGGAACGCCACGGACACCGGCGGGCGCGGGTCGCCGCGGATCGCCGTCGTCGGCGGCGGGATCGGCGGGCTGGTGGTGGCGGGGATGCTCCACCGGCACGGGATCGCGGCCACCGTCTACGAACGGGACCGCGCTCTCGACGCCCGCGGCCACGGCGGCACCCTCGACCTGCACCCCGGGTCGGGGCAGCGCGCCCTGGCCGAACTGGGCCTGACCGAGGCGTTCCGCGCCGAGGCCAGGCCCGAGGGCGAGAATCTGCGCATCCTCGACCCGGCCGGCCGGACCCTGGGCCACCACGCTCCCGAGCCGGGCAGCGGCACCCGTCCCGAGATCGACCGCGGGGTGCTCAGGAAGCTGCTGCTGACGAGGGTGCCCGAGACCGCCATGAGCTGGGGCCGCCGGCTGACCGGCGTCGAGGAACTGCCGTCCGGCGGCCACCGGTTGGCCTTCGCGGACGGCGGCCTGGCCGACTGCGACCTCCTGATCGGCGCGGACGGCGGACGCTCCCGCGTCCGCCCGCTCCTCACGGACGCGCGCCCTGCCCACCTGTCCGCCTACCTCCAGCTCACGATCACCGACGCCGACCGGCGCAGCCCCGGGACGGCCGCGTTCGTGGGACCCGGCAGCCTCATGGCCCTCGGCGACAACCGCAACCTGGGAGCGCAGCGGTCGGGCGACGGCACGATCCGCGTCTCGGTGACCGTGCGGACCGACGCCGGGTGGCTCGACCGGCAGCGCTTCGCCGACCTGACCTGGGAAGAGACCGTGGCCCGCCTGCACGGTCTGTTCGCCGACTGGGACCCGGGGCTGACCGGGCTGATCGACGCCTGCGACGCCGGATCGCTCGTCGGACGGAACATCGAGGCGCTGCCGGTGGGCACCCGCTGGCCCTCGCGCCCGGACGTCACCCTGCTCGGGGACGCCGCCCATCTGATGCCCCCGGTGGGCGAGGGCGCCAACCAGGCGATGCTGGACGGCGTCCTGCTGGCGCGGGCCATCGCCGGGAGCGGCGACGACCTGGGCGCGGCCGTCGCCGCCTACGAGAGCGAGATGTTCGACCGCGCCGCGTCGATCGGGGCGGAGTCGGCACGGTTGGAGAGCATGGGGCTGGCACCCGACGCGGCCGAGCGGATGGCCGCCTTCTTCGGCTAG